In the Topomyia yanbarensis strain Yona2022 chromosome 3, ASM3024719v1, whole genome shotgun sequence genome, one interval contains:
- the LOC131689685 gene encoding uncharacterized protein LOC131689685 — protein sequence MALFKGRMIRFSLYKLVVLICLLVAFLYIARWQIVLHNGSQTHLQRFMHTCNVSETYRAELEHLFEKVHQILDRQGITHMLCYGTLWGQIRMTKMLPWRKKAEFCVFNEELMAREEARFLRYFYTNNLKIYYIHSEGVYRIFSHHPEKSPFVELIVFQRDDAQSMYKRVGWKRRMLPPHCDWTPSLDCFPVHLLETSLPRRKLGHYFYSVPMGGIELQKYHYSQNWWKDIRVLNC from the exons ATGGCACTGTTCAAGGGTAGAATGATTCGTTTCTCCCTGTACAAGCTGGTGGTTTTGATTTGTCTGCTAGTTGCCTTCCTCTACATAGCCCGGTggcagatagttttacataatgGCAGTCAGACCCATCTGCAGCGATTCATGCATACCTGCAACGTATCCGAGACGTATCGGGCGGAATTGGAACATCTCTTCGAGAA AGTTCATCAAATTCTCGATCGCCAGGGAATAACGCACATGCTCTGCTACGGAACCCTATGGGGTCAAATCCGGATGACCAAAATGCTTCCCTGGCGTAAAAAGGCAGAGTTCTGTGTGTTCAATGAAGAGTTGATGGCTCGAGAGGAAGCACGTTTTCTGCGGTATTTTTATACcaacaatttaaaaatttactaCATTCACTCCGAGGGTGTATATCGCATATTCTCGCATCATCCGGAGAAATCTCCCTTTGTGGAGCTGATCGTTTTCCAACGTGACGATGCG caatctATGTACAAACGAGTCGGATGGAAACGTCGTATGCTACCTCCGCACTGTGACTGGACGCCGTCGCTGGACTGCTTTCCAGTACACCTGCTGGAGACATCGCTGCCAAGGCGGAAACTGGGCCACTACTTCTACAGTGTGCCAATGGGTGGGATCGAGTTGCAGAAGTATCATTACTCACAGAACTGGTGGAAAGATATTCGAGTGTTGAATTGTTGA